Below is a genomic region from Syngnathus acus chromosome 20, fSynAcu1.2, whole genome shotgun sequence.
TAGTTCCACCAGCAATCTGTTCAGCTTCAGTCAACCTCCTATAGATGTCTCggacaaaatattttcctgTGATCACCATCCCAGTTTCAAAGAAAGCCCCCTTTCAGAAAACAGTCTCAGTTATTTTCCCTGATGGATATTTGGGAAGCAGACCATCTGGCGAGTCGGATTACAGTTGGTGTGTCTACTGATGAAGTTTAGTTTCCCAAAAAGAGGCACTGCTTGTTTCTTTGGACTTAAATAAttactgtaataataataataataataataaacgaATCAGAGGACTGGGCACACTGTGAGGACAAatatgaaatctgattggatcAAGAAAGTCATGTTgcttatttaatttatagaAATTACATCAACCAGCACTAATGATTCTGAAGGCCTTGGGCAGATTAGATTAACAAGACAACACGTAAAAGGCTGAAAAGTGATTCACTGAACAGTTAACACAAAATGTATTCTTGCTGAAAACTGTCTGGAATCCAATATATCAAGAAATTTATCAAATTATGAGAACTTTTATTGAAACTTAAACTGCGTAGCTGGAATTTGATTTAAGCCCcgcggctttttttttttttttgaagaagaagaaggattAGTGAGATACGACATTCACACTCTAGCAGCTCGAGGAGCCTGACATCTCCACCACTTCAACTTCCTCTCTCTGGGTCTCctgtctccatggcaactgtCTATACTGCCCAAACTGTCCACCATATTCAGTTGCAGACTCATCTGCTTAACTCCTGATGCTCCAGAGACTTCCGTGTTGAATCGCCGCTGACTAAATCTAAAATGCAGCAATTTCATTATTccctttaaatgtatttatgggGCGGGAATAAAATGCACAAGAAACAGTGAGTGAAGTTGTTGTCGAGTCGGAATCACATTCAGTAAGGAGCAAACGAGGTGAGCATATTTTGGTACCTGAGCGAGTGAGCAAGATGTTCTTCTGCTCTGTTGTGAGTGAGTgtcgcttttttttaaaaattgtgcAGAGTGATGCAAGGCAGTTCAAAGACTGTGGCAGATTTATGATTTGTTATACAACAGCAATGTGCTGCAATGTGAATGTGAATTGCCAAAGTCTTACTCGTCAAATGTTTCTCTACTAGTCGCATTTTTAGCCTTTTAGTACAAACTTAAGAGGCATACCAAGGACATTGAATAAGTGAGGCTAAACTACTGACTACTTAGACTACCAATAGTAGCATCATTAAATTCCATAAAGAGGTCTTTAAACTCCACGTATAACAAATTAGCAATGCTTTTGTTCTCCATCCTCCTTTCTTTGCTAATTgctgtaaaaacatttttacacaaGGTTTTTAAAATGCGGAAAAGATGACCTCCTAAAAATTACTGTATAGCTGGAACTATATTCTAATAAGATATcatctacaaaaacaaaaactagaaACAGTACGACTGCTTGCActtgcaagagcatatttTGAGTACTGTTCATCTGCATGCATAGCTTTACAATTTGATGCCTGAAATAGTAAAGAGCAACAATTACATTCATTTGATGACGCCCATTTTTCAAAACCTGAACTTTGATAATCGTTATGTAACATTTTTAGCCTCCAAAGTTgcagttaaaaacaaatgttagcAGGCCCTTATTGTAATCCTACCACATTTATTAACCTGTGAGGGACTGAAAATATTCACAGACATGGCAGTTGACGAAAATGTCCATAGTCTATGACTTCTAATATCCTCTGGATATTCCTTGCTCTATCGTGTCTTTCAATCAATAAAATCAGTCGATGAACTGCGGATGCAGCGTGCCGAACGGATCTTCAGTTCATGGTAGCACTGCACAAAACTATGgtaaataaaagtgatcggCAGGGCGAGAAGAACTATTCCACTCACCACGCAGAACCCGCCCAGTACGCGACCGGCCATAGTCACCGGGTACATGTCCCCGTAGCCTACTGTCGTCATGGAGATAATGACCCACCAGCTGGCAGCAGGGATGCTAGTATAGTCCTGGTTACCTCCTTCTAAAAGCTGAGCCAGCGCACTGAAGATGGCCATGGCGACAAAAATGAACACCAGAAGCATAACCATTTCACGATAGCATCGTCTCAGCGTCAGGCCGAGAGTTTGTAGGCCCAGGAAGTGACGAGCCAGCTTGATCACCCAGAAGATTCTCATGATGCGCAACACCCGTAGTGTCACGCCGGCTCGCTGAAGCTGAGAATTCTCTCCCGTCAGGACCGTGGCGGTAACGGAAATATAATACGGAGTGATGGCCAGCAGGTCAATGATGTTCAGAGGACGACGTACAAACTCGCATTTGTCTCGAGACACGATGAAACGGACGATGCACTCGGCGGTGAACCAACCAATGCACACCGCCTCGATGATCCTGGGAATGATAAATCAGagacaaagaataaaaatatcaaatattcaaattgcaaattgtcagTGCCCATTTCACTACCTGTGTTCATCCAGTGTCTCCGCATTCTTCCACTCTGGTAAGGTGCTGGCACACATCATCACCATAGAAATAAGAACAAACAGCACAGACACAGAGGCCAGGATTTGCGCCGCCACTGAGGATGTGGGTTCCTCAAATGTCCGCCTCATCCTCTCCAACCAATGATCGGACGGTTCCTCTGGGCCTTGCGGTTCCTCTTCAGGGAAAAAGTGCACAAAGCAGTCAGAGAGACGTTCATCCAGCCGCCGCTGGCAGCAAAGTTGCAGGTCAGCACTCTCCAGGCCCCAGTAGAGCATCTCATTATAGAAGGATAGTTCACACATGTGTGGGACAAAACGTAACTTGCCATGCTGCAAATACAGCATGATGAAGCTGAAGGCCTCGGAGTGGCGGTCGAAAAAAAACTCGTTTCTGTCACGGTCGTAGTCATCGCACAGCTCTAACAACTCGCTCTCTGACACGCAGCGATACAGGCGGCTGAGTCTGCTCAGTGGGAGGTGCTTCATCAGTTCCACCGTGAAAGGAAACCTGCGACCGCCAACGTTCAGGGTGCAAAAGCTACTTCCAAACTTCATCTTCTGTCAGTCCAAACTCTGGTCCGATGTTGTCCTATGTTCTTATAAAACTATAAAAACAGGAATGATTTAGTTGCGTTGGGACTGTTCTCCATCATTGCTTGATCAGCATTCgtatttttttgcttaaataaaaagaaaaacttgcaTTAGTCACCAAAAGCAAGTACAATACAGTGCgtggttttttttagttagCTGTTATTTAAACTATAATTATTCTTAACCCACTTTGGTCAAAATGACCTTAGGGATAAACGAGTAAAGTAACAGGTGGGGCAGTATATTTTACCAATGAGGTGTGATCATCTCTgaatattcaaaaaaaaaaaaaaaatgcttcccAGAGGAGTTAGCAATAGCAAATGTCTCATATAATTATGCAAACTAGATGACACAGAATCAACAGTGGTTGCAGCCAAGTCGTGCACTCTATTTTGCCTCCATTGctttaggggaaaaaaaaaaaatctcttcctCACAATCATGCACCTGTTAATCTATTATTGCCTTTCTAAAAGTAACAGATCGGTATAACATTGAAAAATGGAAATACAACCATAATACTGGTACTGTTACTGCATAAACTTCAAGTTCCAATAAAAATGAGCTCAGTCCTAATAAACGGAACTGAATGACAATCAATGAGATCTCAAACAATGTTCCAAACGCATACGATCACATTTTTCATGATGATCATCATTCCGTTTTTCAAGCTTACCTCCAAACATCTTCCCAAAAGTGCATCAGggattttgttgtgtttcttttacTCCTCCAGCATCCAACTTCTGTTGAATCTATCAGACTGGGTCCCAGCAAGCTTCTCCTATCGCCTCCTCCCACTCCTCGTGTGAGTGTCCTATGATTtcgaagggggaaaaaaaaaggtcgaTCTGAGCAGATGAATTGCTGCTCAGTGACTGATGTGAGGAAGACACTTGCCCTCCTACACGTCCCTCATCCACTTCCTTGTCCTTCTTGGGCTTCTCCTGTTCCTCTTCAGTCCTGCCTCTCCTGAGGTTCCCTACTCATATTTCACTCTCTCCACCCTCCTCCTTCATCAGACCTCACAATCCATCGAATTCACGATTGATGGAATCTATGTCATTATTTCATGATATTACATCAAATCATAGCAAAGATGAATCATTGACTTAATTCATTAATAAGGAGAGCAGTTGATTCTAGTGAAAtagcgccctcttgtggataTTTGTCGTTTTTTACACTTTAATTTGAcaacatgcatgtttgtgGGATTACATATTACTGTctggctttgtttttgcaaatcaTACAGTACATTTAAGCATCTTGGCCACTCCCCCACATTTTCAAAGCTTCTGTTCTCCTCCTTCCGCTTTGTGATTTTACATCTTTAATCTTTTGTGGCTTTATTTCCCAATTGCTTCAGTGTCAATTTCCATGCACTGAAGTGCAAAGCTGAGACACTCAGACATTGGAAGAACTCCAATAAGAGACCATTAAGAGCCATTTTCATCCTGAGAATTTACAGCAATCATTAACATGGAGAAAAGTTCCTCaggaaacacaaagaaaaggaGCTTAGGAAACAATTATAAAAAGCAATTTTCACATTTCTCGAGAGGGAGCTTCTCAAACAGGGTGAGTTTATATCTTAGTGCGGTCAGGTGTTTGGTagtcattattttaatttctgtcatttatcctatttgaacaaaattcaattttcagttgttaaatgaagtaaaatgaaaatgaacaattatTCGAAATGTATAGTCGGGCAGTTATTATGTTTTGattcaacccaaataaatttcAGATATTCTATTAGGCTtttcattactttttttttggtagctTTCTTGTTTTAGCTTTTATCTTGGATGTACTTAAGGAATGGagaaaatcattttcttgGTTTGTATTAAGTGTTTCATCTCATGTGTTATGTAAAGCcctttgttgctttgttttgctgttgccAAAGCACAAAACTTGGAGTGCTAGCCAACACTAACTTGCTATTTTGGACTGTTCATATGGTGTGTTGACACTCATTTAACAAGTTAGAATGTCATTTGCTAATTCTAAATACAGCCACAGCAACACAAAgttctgaaataatttctcCTGCTCTCATGTTGGTCTCTCAATGTTATCCAAAGTATTAACAGTTTTATATATTCCCCCCACCAGCCATATCATCAATTGCACCCTGGAATGAACCCAGGGGGAAGTTACCGCCACCCCTCGGAGAATGGCCTCATCCTTTGCCAGTACTCAAACGGCGAGCTGGCTGCAGAAAATGCAGCCCTAAGAGAGCAGCTGGTGCTGCAGCACCACCGACATGATCATGAAAGGCAGCGGCTCCTGAGAGCCCTGAAGAAGCCTAACGAGTCCAACTCGGAAAACCTCATTGCCGTCGTAAATGAACAATGGCAACAGTGGTGGGCGATCCGAGAGCAAGAAACCGCTACCCAATTTCAAACTCAGTTGGTGGGCATGCAATTGTACATGGATGAAATGGCCGCTCATTTTTGCACTGAGTTGGAAAGTATGCACGAGCACAACGTGGATACCGTTTGCTATTTTCAAAGCGAGATGCAGTACATGCATTGGCATATGGAGCAGGCCATATCGGAAAAGGATGACATCATTAAAAacctgaaaaaagaaaattcctcCCTCATGGCACAGAATAAAGAGATGTCCTCCCATCTTCGCAAATTCAAAGCGGAGAACCCGGAGACACGAGATACTCTCAAAGCTCTGGAGGATCGGTTGCAAGCTGAGCAGGAGGTGAAGATGAGCCCCACCATTGAGGAGCTCCTTGAAGAAGTGGAAAAGCTGGATCTTTAAGACCCTCACAGTGCAGAAAGAAATTGAAATACACCAGTTTGGCTAATGATGTGACAGAATTCCACTGGTAAAAAGTTAGAGTGGGACTGGCTGACCCCCCGAAAAATTGAAACTTGAATGTGTGAGAGTgctgattttcttttatagCAAGATGTTCGACAACCACTAAAGTCTATTTTCCAGCTGTCACAACTGTGTTTGTattgtgtcaaaataaatgcactcatgtcaagtttgaaaataaaaagtcaaccaCACACAACCCAGCAGATCCTGTTTATTTATTGCCATGCAGAAAAAGGGGTACCACCCAGTCAGGATAACTAACATAATTAAAATATctttaatttctaaaataatatttaaaatatattaatttCTACCAAAGTTATTTTCTGATCAGAATTAATTTCTAAATTTATTTTCTACTTTGAGAGGTTTATTCGACGACATGGCTCCGCCCCTCGCCTACGAAATATTTCCGCTTCCGGGTTCTTCGTCTTCGCCACAGAACCGTGGGAGGAAAGATGGCTGAGGCAGAGCCCGACAGAAGAGCCCTAATGTCCGATCTATGCTCGGAATTCTTGAATTTCTCAGCTAAAGACACCGCGTCGGTAAGCGTCTATAGCAGCTGGCAGCTGTCCTGACTGTCAGCCTTTCCGCTGTTGCGTCACTCTCAACCGATTGACCCGCCTAATGTGTTGTTTGCGGGATTAATTTGCCGATCACTAGGTTACCgattgctaatgctaattgtAGCTTCTCGCTGTATACAACATCTGGATGTCAGGTGAAGCCTGTCAAAACAACACGTCAGTGTGTCAACCTAAACGTATAACAGAAACACAAACTGTCCATAGATCACTTGCGTCTAAACCGTTTCAAACAGCACCATTGTACGTATTTTAACTACTTTAACCACagtgactgtttttttaatcgtcTTAATTTACACTTTGTGTCTCTTGATGGAAAGGCCTTTCCAGGTCAAATCCCTGCTAATAAAGAGTGGATGTATGCCAACAATATAGTAGAAAGGAAGATCACCTACATTGCTGCTTCCCAACTTCTTATCTATTTAGTGGTTagtcaaaaaataaactaaaagtTCTTGTTGTTTTCGTTTCATACTCCTTGCAAGTGAGTAGTGCGACGTTGGTATTAAGACAGCACATATGCTTTGCAATACAATATAATTTCCAAATGTTATGTTGTACGTACTGTTTGGACACTAAATTAGCACTTTCTAaaatctttttgttgttttttcagcGGTGGTTGGCAGAAGGAAATCTACAGGTGGAAATCTATCGCCACTTGGCAGAAAATGTACCCAGAATCCTTTGCTTGGGCCCCAGTGGCTGCAGTAGTCGTGAGGAGCAGAGAGAGGAGCAGAGGGAAGAACTGGCATGTCAGCTGCTTCTCTTGGCTCCCTTGGAGTGGCTGCTTCTGGGCGAGGATCCAGCTGTAGGCCTTCCTCAACTGCAGGAAAACAATCAGCCGTCACCACTGTGCGGGCACGTCTTCAAGGTTGGAGAGCCCACCTATTCCTGCAGGTAAAATCCAGACAGTTACGCTTTGAGGCAACACGCACACGCCACCTACAAGTTCCGAATGTGCAAGCATTCTTGACGTGCTGCACTTTTGCACAGAGGTGACAATTCTGTTAACCAATCAGGGGAATGCGTTGTAAAGCACCATCGAGGGTCGCACGCTAACATGTAGCGGTGGGAAACAATGATTTTaacaattttgtgtgtgtttacttcAGGGACTGTGCAGCCGACCCCACCTGTGTTTTGTGCATGCAGTGTTTCCTGGGCAGCGTTCATAAAGATCACCGATACAGAGTGAGTATACAAGACTCGACAGAATAAGTACAGGATGCAAATATGTGAACCTATCGACAGAAAGCTGCTTGAAGGCTTTTGCAAATTGAACAGGTGTGTCAGCTGAATGTGACACACGACGCCGAGCATCCCGCCGACACTCTGTCACGCCTGCTGTTCATCTGTTGTGGATGATGTCATAGTCTCTAGGTGTGacaggtaccgtattttccggactataaggcgcacctaaaaacctaaaattttctcaaaagccgacagtgcgccttatagtccagtgcgccttatatatggatcaattgatgaatttgttgatccatactggttgtacacagtgctctgccaaaatgtttcagtacgttttagtacgactagtaaattacaaggtcgcatcgcttcccaacattacggcaactgtagtcagggggcgtcaccgaatagctgttgtacccgcgaggctatgtcatttcaaaataggctgctccgttaatgtttcgagtaaatttacggatcgatatggaagggaaacataggtaagcagtaccaatgcgttagatcgaactttagtcagctccgatcattttataggagatcgtttgagaaacgcgattgtttacactttgctgaggctcatgggagattgcgagctgaggctcgtgggactttgcggatggctcatgctataacgatagctgctatacgtaccaggctatttcatgtcaaaataggctgctctgttaatgtttcgagtaaatctacggatcgatatggaagggaaacataggtaagtagtaccaatgcgttagatcgaactttagtcagttccgatcattttataggagatcgtttgagaaacgcgattgtttacagagggctcgttggttattggctagtgcaTGCATACCGCAagcctagtcaacctcagtttgttgcagtatagcttctattttacgcgccttataatccggtgcgccttatatatggaccaagttttaaaatgggccgttcattgaaggtgcgccttataatccggcgCGCCttttagtgcggaaaatacggtatatgtgTCTGAAGGTAATGGCTGCACTTTCCCGTTTGCCTAAACTGTTCAGGCGCTTGATAATTATGATGAGTCTGTCTTCCTGTCATCGGAGCACTAATTAATGTCAATATAGGTCAGGGACCTTTCTTGCGATAACCAACCCTGAAACCGACAGCAGCTTGTTATCTGGAGGTGACACACCCgactgtatgtgtgtattcAGATGACCACGTCCGGCGGCGGGGGCTTCTGTGACTGCGGGGACACTGAAGCCTGGAAGAAGGGTCCTTACTGCCAGAAACACACACCGACCACCAACAAAGACTCAGAGGAGGTGTGTCTAAGCTAccgtaaccccccccccccccccactacgGAAGCTTTacataaaatgatttaaattgACACGAGACCAATACCCACAGGACCCTTCAGCTCAGCTTCCGGCTGACATGGTCGTCCGCAGTTACaacattttttccatcatccTCAAATATGCTGTGGACATGCTTACTTGGACACAAGAAGATCAGCTTCCCGCAGGCCTCGAACCACCGTATGTCATGTCACAAGCGCCCCCTGTAAACTGTTTTGAAATACAATCCTACAAAGTGCAGTGTCATTTTtaccctgtttttttttttttttgtccagtgAAAGAGGAGACAACTACTACTGCATGCTATTCAATGACGAAGTCCACACCTACGAACAAGTGATCTACACCCTGCAGAAGGCTGTCAACTGCAGCCAGAAAGAAGCCGTCAGCTTTGCCACCACTGTGGACAGAGATGTTAGTATTGCTTTCCTTTCGCTTGCCTCGAACTTCCTGTTTTCCAGTAACACACCCTCGCAACTGAAATTAACTTTTAATGATAGGTTAGCATTACAGAGTAACTTAAATAATTGTGTGTACTGGTTATTCATGTAGATAAAAAGATCAGCGAGGCCAATTGGTGGTAAATTGGACTTTATGTTCTTTTACAGGGCAGGAAGTCCGTTCGATATGGGGACTTTCAGTTTTGTGAGCAAGCCAAGACTGTTATCGTGGTGGGTTTTTTATCCATTTAGCTTCTTATTTCTCCCCTGCAAATAGACCTCTTACGCTTGATTATTTGTCCACAGAGGAACACCAGCCGCCAGTCGAAGCCTCTCAGAGTTGAGGTGATGCACTCGTCGGTCGTTGCCCATCAGTGTTTTGCTCTGAAAGCTCTGAGCTGGTTGGGACAAATTATTCAATACTCAGGTACGTTTTCATTTGAACTGCGACTTTACACTTGTTGaagtaaatatatttattgctTTGTGTCCTTCTTTCAGATGGCTTGAGGAGGATATTGTGTCAGGTGGGACTTGAGGAAGGTCCAGAAGGAGAAAACTCGTCACTCGTTGACCGCCTAATGCTCAACGACTCCAAGATGTGGAAaggtgttattttattttccacagCGATATTGAACAATTTCTCATTTGCTCCAGTCATTGATTCTCTCCCACGTACAATTTTGGtaactgttgtttttccacCCACTGTGAAGGAGCAAGGAACATCTACCACCAGCTGTTGATGAACAGCCTCCTAATGGATTTAAAGTACAAGAAGGTCTTTGCTATCCAGTTTGCCAAGAACTACAGACGCCTCCAGACAGATTTCATGGAAGATGACCACGAGAGGGTTGTGTCAGTGACCTCACTGTCTGTACAGCTCTTCACCGTGCCAACAATGGTGAGTTCTCCTTTTTTGCCGGCACACCCCCTATTGCCTCATCAGGCCAAGTATGTTCTCATATGTCAAGAAAAGGTCAAAGGGTGAAAAGTTGCGTAATGTATCCCCGTGATTTATTTCAGGCTCGGATGTTGATGGTGAAGGAGAACCTGATGACGACCATCATCAGGACGTTTGTCGATCATCTCCGTCACAGAGATCTGCAGGGACGCTTTCAATTTGACCGCTACACCGCCCAGCAGGCCTTCAAGTTTGGACGAGTCCAAAGCCTCATTGGAGACCTCAAGTAGCCAACTCAATAATATATGCCATTGACTGTATGTGATAAAATGGATGATTATCTGTCAAAAGATGCATATAACAAATACTTGTAGATTATTTAGACACCATTAGGCCAGCGACGCACCAAACTGCAACCATTTTGCGTGTGTCCAGGTACGTCTTAATCAGTCGACCCTCCGAATGGAGCGATGAGCTCAGAGAGAAGTTTCTCGAAGGTTTGGACGCTTTTCTGGAGCTCCTTAAGTGTATGCAGGTAGGCACAAGTATGCAGACACATGCACAGAATACAGAACCTTATAGATTCTCTCCGTCTTTCAGGGCATGGACCCGGTGGTTCGGCAAGTTGGGCAACACATCGAGATGGAACCTGAGTGGGAGGCGGCATTCACCCTACAGATGAAATTAACGCACATCATATCCATGATCCAAGAGTGGTGCTCCACTGATGTGagacatttgaatattttttgtcttgtcacCGCAATGTGAAAATATTCAGTCTTGATCTTTCTTTCCTTATCAGGAGCGTGTGCTGATCGAAGCCTACAGGAAGTGTTTGAGTGCAGTCAGCCAGTGCCACAGTGGCCTTCCAGATGGTGAACAGCCAATAAGCTTGAGTCTGGCTGGTCACTGCGTTGAGACATTTATGTACCAGGTGTCTCAAGACAAAGTCTCCATTCACCTGCCTGTCTGCAGACTACTTGCAGGTAAATACATGCAcacgtgatgttttttttaacagaataTTTTGTCCTTCAATATAAGATTGTGGTTCTGATGCACTATTCTTCCCTAGGTCTCCATGTTCTGCTCAGCAGAACAGATGTTGCAGCTCGCCTACCTGAACAACTCCCATTGGTTGGTAACAATTTTTGTGTGCGTTACCATTGCATATGTGAGCATTTTTTTAGATAGAGAGGCCGAAAcgtcctttttttaaacttgatcTCACTGTTGGTTGTCTTCTTACCCGCAGGGGGAACTCAGCCCTCCACTTCTGATTGAACTCCCACTCCGATGCCTGGTGCTCTGTGCTCAAGTACTCGCTGGGATGTGGAGAAGGAACGGCTTCTCTCTAATAAACCAGGTCAGCTGAAATTTTGTCTTCAGTATTGGTTCGACTGTCTATGCGTCGATGTGAATCTGGTGGCGAGAAAATGCAACATGTAGAATGtaatgtctatttttttgtttcagattTATTATTACCACAATGTTAAGTGCAGAGTGGAGATGTTCGACAAAGATATTATAATGCTTCAGGTACGAACCAAATCTAATGATTCCACTGACAGATGCAgaatttttttgtagtttctTAGTCGCTGTCTCTTTTCACAGGTCGGTGCCTCAATGATGGATCCAAACCACTTCCTGATGATCGTTCTTAGCCGTTTTGaacttttccacatttttagGTTCGCAGACTGCCGAAAGAGATACAAACCGACCAATAAGGTTAGTTTTGGATTCGGACGCTctattttgcttgttttcgCCTTGCttattcacccccccccccttttttttttacccaggATTTGGTCCAGCAGAACAATACCTTGATCGAAGAGATGCTACACTTAATCATCACTGTGATTGGTACGTTTTTCTttaattccccccccccccccccccttattttattcatgtttgTAACTCAGAAGAGCAATTGAAAATTCGGTCTCATGTGATTTGTGTTGGTCAGGTGAACGTTACGTGGCAGGCGTGGGCCAGGTGGAGCCGTTTGACGAGGTTCGAAGAGAGATCATCCACCAGTTGTCAATCAAACCTATGGCTCATAGTGAGCTGGTGAAGGCTCTTCCAGAGAATGTAAGACACTCGCAAGCTAAAGTTGTCATGGCACCACCATCCATATTGGATCTTTATGAAGTTTGCTGCTTGTTCCTCAGGGAAACAAGGAGACTGGTCTAGAGCGTGTCATTGACAGTGTCGCTTCGTTCAAGTTAGTGTgttcatttgatttcattttcaatgcaACCAAAGAGGATGAAAATACGCGACAGTGTTTCAAAATCATCTCGATTTACAGGAAGCCAGGTGTGACAGGGCGCGGTCTTTATGAACTGCGGCCCGAGTGGAACAAGCACTTCAACCTTTACTTCTACCACTACAGCAGAGCCGACCAGTCCAAGGTAAACAAATACCTACCGTTATTGTCGATTTTAGTTTTTGTGGGTGTGTATAATATGACATATTATGTGTGCAGGCAGAAGAGGCTCAGAGGAAGCAGAGGAGACAGAGTGGAGAGGACCCAGGTGAAAACTAGCAGGGAATAAACTTGTTTTGGTGTCTCACAGATGCACCATATCAACCAAATCGAATAGGCAAACCCCTCAAACAAAAGTACTaatgtgtatttgtgttcCACACAGCCCTTGCCCCACCAGTCCCTCCATCGCTTTGCCCCCTCTTCGCTAGCCTGGTGAACCTTCTGCAGTGTGACGTGCTGGTGGCTGTGGAGGGGGCTGTGGTGCAGTGGGCGATGGAGgcaagaggaggaggctgGACAGAGTCCATGCTGCAGAGGGTGAGACACCCATCGACTGTGGTAGCAGGATCGTTGGGGTTGTCTAATTGAGAAGATACATTTAAGCAGAAAACAGGGAACGTATCGTATGGGTTTCAGACAGGGATCGTCAAT
It encodes:
- the ubr2 gene encoding E3 ubiquitin-protein ligase UBR2 isoform X1 yields the protein MAEAEPDRRALMSDLCSEFLNFSAKDTASRWLAEGNLQVEIYRHLAENVPRILCLGPSGCSSREEQREEQREELACQLLLLAPLEWLLLGEDPAVGLPQLQENNQPSPLCGHVFKVGEPTYSCRDCAADPTCVLCMQCFLGSVHKDHRYRMTTSGGGGFCDCGDTEAWKKGPYCQKHTPTTNKDSEEDPSAQLPADMVVRSYNIFSIILKYAVDMLTWTQEDQLPAGLEPPERGDNYYCMLFNDEVHTYEQVIYTLQKAVNCSQKEAVSFATTVDRDGRKSVRYGDFQFCEQAKTVIVRNTSRQSKPLRVEVMHSSVVAHQCFALKALSWLGQIIQYSDGLRRILCQVGLEEGPEGENSSLVDRLMLNDSKMWKGARNIYHQLLMNSLLMDLKYKKVFAIQFAKNYRRLQTDFMEDDHERVVSVTSLSVQLFTVPTMARMLMVKENLMTTIIRTFVDHLRHRDLQGRFQFDRYTAQQAFKFGRVQSLIGDLKYVLISRPSEWSDELREKFLEGLDAFLELLKCMQGMDPVVRQVGQHIEMEPEWEAAFTLQMKLTHIISMIQEWCSTDERVLIEAYRKCLSAVSQCHSGLPDGEQPISLSLAGHCVETFMYQVSQDKVSIHLPVCRLLAGLHVLLSRTDVAARLPEQLPLVGNNFCGELSPPLLIELPLRCLVLCAQVLAGMWRRNGFSLINQIYYYHNVKCRVEMFDKDIIMLQVGASMMDPNHFLMIVLSRFELFHIFRFADCRKRYKPTNKDLVQQNNTLIEEMLHLIITVIGERYVAGVGQVEPFDEVRREIIHQLSIKPMAHSELVKALPENGNKETGLERVIDSVASFKKPGVTGRGLYELRPEWNKHFNLYFYHYSRADQSKAEEAQRKQRRQSGEDPALAPPVPPSLCPLFASLVNLLQCDVLVAVEGAVVQWAMEARGGGWTESMLQRVLHLVGMALLEEQQQLENSNGEDDVTFVYTAKITRPGDAPSNSGSVLALLESLQNAPHLEVHKDMITWILKMVANIKTIRERSSSASTVTISQGHGPEETIRDKDKAERKRKAEMARLRREKIMAQMSEMQKHFINENKELFQQSLEELEASTSAGADHSPSTLEPFCISQVCVGPTRVARGAERRQLVTCILCQEEQEVKCHGRAMVLAAFVQRSTVLSKKRYCALPNAEQHDPLFIPPDLSMGIHTTSCGHIMHATCWQRYFEAVQLKEQRRQQRLRGHTSYDVENGEFLCPLCECLSNTVIPLLPHTQTPDRSVDHPNLTVWLKTTKEEIAALHHAHQNPSRDAGEEVTPPVPEGFRIDFTPLNPFSSSIIEMITTFSMSTYKVGLKANPNEQDHRVPVLSWSTCAYTIQAIERLLMDEEKPLFGSLPCRQDDCLSSITRFSWACWTSASLHAVHKHFIRLFAALIPDPQVENTPCILDIDMFHLLVYSVLSYTSVHNLDQSGRHAIDSAHVHLLHLITVAHLVQVLLTSNMEELCMEQDGTGSEEEELTCQLYNTLKKHLGSVLPDVAPWQLWRCVKAGVSPFLRCAALFFHHLNSTAPPTDLLGTGPGQWEALCSYLSLPSNLLQLYQSQQTLLEPLIHSWCCQASVRQTLQGGGVISFPRESNRLIDLPEDYSVLINQASSFTCPRSGGDKSRAPTLCLVCGAMLCSQSYCCQTEVDGEDVGACTAHTFTCGAGLGLFLRVRESQVLFVAGKTKGCFYPPPYLDDYGETDQGLKRGNPLHLCIERYRKIERLWRQHGIAEVIGHAQEANQTLVAIDWQHL